The DNA window GTGAGTCCCCTGCTGGTTCGGCAGGTCGATGATCGCGTCCGTTTCGAAGTACTCGAGGTCGATCCGGGCCATCCGGCCGTTTGCCTTATCGTTGACGAACAGCCACTCGCCGTCGTACTCGTTATCAGTCTGGCTTACACGCGGATGATGCGTGTCTCCCCAGGTGTAGCCGCCCGCGTCCTGGAGCATTTCGTGTGTTTCGTCGTCGAAGCCGTAGCCGCGTGCGCTCTCGACGTTGAAGACAGGAATGCGCATAATCTGGCGCATCGATGGCACGCCGTAGACGCGGATATCCCCGGAGTGTCCGCCCGACAGGAACGCGTAGTAGTCGTCGAGTTCGCCGGGTGGGACCGACGTGTCTACATCTGCGGCCGCCGTGGTGTCGCTCTCATCGAGCAGATTTGTACAGCCAGCGAGCGAACCGATCGCTCCGGCCGCTGCACCGGCTTTCATGAAGTCGCGTCGTGGGATTCGTGCGAACAGCGGGTCGCGGTCGTCGGCGCTGCTAATCGATTGCCCCCCATCAGTGTTGTGAGTGTTTGTCATTGTCCTTGGTCCGATATATTCGCTATCTCACCGTTCGACGTCCCGGTGATCGTTACAGGTGGGCATACCTAGGCTACCCTAATAGGAGCGGCTCAGATTCCCGAAGACCGGTAGATGCGCAGAACCAGTTCGGCCGATCCTTTATATGCCCTCTCGAGAGCGTCGGATATCAGAACACAGATAATTCTCTCATCTGACACGCGAACCTCACGTTTCGAATACGTATCTGATACTCTCAGCCGGAAAAACGGCAGTCATTACACGCGATACTGGCCGACAGCAACTAGGCTCGGAAAATACGGTATGCACCCTGGCCCGTCGCCACCTCGCGGATGTCCCCGTCGGGCGACTCGCTTGTGACTGTTACCTCGCTCACGCCCACGCTTGAGCCCGCGCGGATCACGGTCGCCGTCGCCGTGAGGTCGCCTGTCGCCGGCCGGAGGTAGTTGACGTTCAGGTTGATCGTCGCGATACTCCCCTTGAGAGGTTGCTCGAGTTCGGTTCGGAGCGCGAGTCCACCGGCGGTGTCGATAAGCGTCGCGGCAATGCCACCGTGGATGTCCGCGCGCTGGTCGTCGTCGGCGCTCGGGCGCGCGTTAGTCAGTTTTTCGTCGTAGGGTGCCGAGAGCGTCATCGTCCCGTCGTCAACGTCGTCGACGTGCGTGCCGATCCACGAGAGAAACTCCTGGTGTTCGTCGATGAAGTACTGGACGAATTCGGCGATGTCGTCGGCGGATTCTGGCCCAATACTATCAGTGGCGTTTCCAGCCCCGTCTGAATCGTCGGTCATGCCCGTTCATCCACAGCGAGGCCCTTTATCTCTCTGTACACGGGGTCTCCGTTGTCGATGGTTTCAAGCACACGCTCAAAGAGCGATTTCACCCTACAGAAAGCGTTTATCAGTCGCTAGTAGAGCGTAGGTATGCCATCTCAACGACGGACCGTCCTCGCGCTCACTGGCGCGTTGCTGGCTGGCGCAGCCGGCTGTCTGAGCGACAACGGAAACGGAGATTCGGACGACGATGGAGAGAGTGGAAACGGAACCGACGCTGATGGCTCCGACGACCCGGCGAACGGCTCCAACGGCGACGACTTCCCGCAGGTCGACCCTGTCACTGACCCCGACATCGACACCGGCGCGCTCGCACAGCAGGTTCGCGGTAACATCGACTTCTCGCTTGCCGTCCTTGAGCAGTTGCGCGAAGACGACCCCGAGTCGAACCTCTTTCTTTCACCCTACAGCATCTCCGTCGCGCTGGCGATGACCTACGCCGGCGCGCGTGGCGAGACCGCCGCGGAGATGGCCGACGCATTGCGATACAATCTCGAGAGTGACGACCTGCATGCTGCCTTCGGCGCACTCGAGGCTGAGTTCGAGCGGCGAAATGAGGACGGCGCGGAGGTCGACGAACCCTATGGCATGGAAGGAGAGGCGAGCGAGGACGACCTCGGGTTCGAACTCTCGAGTGCGAATTCCGTCTGGGCAGAGGCGGACTTTCCGTTCGACGAAGACTACGTCGACCTGCTCGAGGCCTACTACGGGGCCGGTGAGCGACTCGTCGACTTCTCGGGGAGCCCCGACGAAGCGCGCGAAGAGATCAACGCGTGGGTCGAGGAGCAAACGAACGACCGGATTGAAGAACTTTTACCGGAGGGGTCAGTCGATTCGTCCACCCGACTCGTGCTCACGAATGCAGTCTACTTCCTCGCGGCCTGGGAGCACGACTTCGACCCTGCCGAAACCGAGCCAGCGACGTTCACTGGACTGGACGGCAGCG is part of the Natronolimnobius sp. AArcel1 genome and encodes:
- a CDS encoding PaaI family thioesterase → MTDDSDGAGNATDSIGPESADDIAEFVQYFIDEHQEFLSWIGTHVDDVDDGTMTLSAPYDEKLTNARPSADDDQRADIHGGIAATLIDTAGGLALRTELEQPLKGSIATINLNVNYLRPATGDLTATATVIRAGSSVGVSEVTVTSESPDGDIREVATGQGAYRIFRA
- a CDS encoding serpin family protein, which produces MPSQRRTVLALTGALLAGAAGCLSDNGNGDSDDDGESGNGTDADGSDDPANGSNGDDFPQVDPVTDPDIDTGALAQQVRGNIDFSLAVLEQLREDDPESNLFLSPYSISVALAMTYAGARGETAAEMADALRYNLESDDLHAAFGALEAEFERRNEDGAEVDEPYGMEGEASEDDLGFELSSANSVWAEADFPFDEDYVDLLEAYYGAGERLVDFSGSPDEAREEINAWVEEQTNDRIEELLPEGSVDSSTRLVLTNAVYFLAAWEHDFDPAETEPATFTGLDGSETELELMHQSEELEYAAMDGHQLVELPYANGETSMVVILPADGEFEAFEESLSTDQLGELLEETSRPQVDLALPKFGLESEFSLVETMDALGMERAFGSGADFSGMLEGDDGGLFISEIVHQSFIEVDEEGTEAAAATAVAMDESAPADHVEVTVDRPFLFYIRDLPTETPLFWGRVVDGETLQDE